The following proteins come from a genomic window of Pseudomonas hygromyciniae:
- the murD gene encoding UDP-N-acetylmuramoyl-L-alanine--D-glutamate ligase, translated as MSLIASDHFRIVVGLGKSGMSLVRFLANRGTSFAVADTRENPPELVTLRRDYPHVEVRCGELDVEFLCRADELYVSPGLALATPALQAAAARGVKMSGDIELFARNAKAPIVAISGSNAKSTVTTLVGEMAAAAGKRVAVGGNLGTPALDLLSDDIELYVMELSSFQLETTDHLGAEVATVLNVSEDHMDRYSGLPAYHLAKHRIFRGARQVVVNRQDALSRPLMGEGLPCWTFGLSKPDFKAFGIREENGEKYLAFEFQNLMPVRELKIRGAHNQSNALAALALGHAVGLPFDAMLSSLRTFAGLEHRCQWVRDLDGVSYYNDSKATNVGAALAAIEGLGADIEGKLVLIAGGDGKGADFKDLKGPVAAHCRAVVLMGRDSDLIAAALGDAVPQVRATSLDDAIAQCRALTQPGDAVLLSPACASFDMFKNYEERGQLFARAVEGLA; from the coding sequence GTGTCCCTGATCGCTTCAGACCACTTCCGCATCGTTGTCGGCCTCGGCAAGAGCGGCATGTCCCTGGTTCGCTTCCTGGCGAACCGGGGCACGTCGTTTGCCGTGGCCGATACGCGGGAAAATCCACCGGAGCTGGTCACGCTGCGCCGTGACTACCCGCACGTGGAAGTGCGTTGTGGCGAGTTGGATGTCGAGTTTCTATGCCGTGCCGACGAGCTCTACGTGAGCCCCGGCCTGGCCCTGGCGACCCCGGCCCTGCAAGCGGCAGCGGCGCGTGGGGTGAAGATGTCTGGGGATATCGAGCTGTTTGCGCGTAACGCCAAGGCGCCTATCGTGGCGATCAGCGGCTCCAACGCCAAGAGCACCGTCACCACCCTGGTCGGCGAAATGGCGGCTGCGGCCGGCAAGCGCGTGGCCGTGGGCGGTAACCTCGGTACGCCGGCGCTGGATTTGCTCAGCGACGATATCGAGCTGTACGTCATGGAGCTGTCGAGCTTCCAGCTGGAGACTACCGATCACCTCGGCGCCGAAGTGGCCACCGTGTTGAACGTCAGCGAAGACCATATGGACCGCTACAGCGGCCTGCCGGCTTATCACCTGGCCAAGCACCGGATCTTCCGGGGTGCGCGGCAAGTGGTGGTCAACCGCCAAGATGCCTTGAGCCGTCCGTTGATGGGTGAAGGCCTGCCATGCTGGACCTTCGGCCTGAGCAAACCCGATTTCAAGGCCTTTGGTATCCGTGAAGAGAATGGCGAGAAATACCTGGCCTTCGAATTCCAGAACCTGATGCCGGTACGTGAACTGAAGATCCGTGGCGCCCATAACCAGTCCAATGCCCTGGCGGCCTTGGCGTTGGGGCATGCGGTCGGCTTGCCGTTCGACGCGATGCTGTCGAGCCTGCGCACCTTTGCCGGCCTTGAACACCGCTGCCAGTGGGTGCGAGACCTGGACGGCGTGAGCTACTACAACGATTCCAAGGCCACCAATGTCGGTGCGGCACTGGCCGCCATTGAAGGCCTGGGCGCCGATATCGAAGGCAAGCTGGTCCTGATCGCCGGTGGCGATGGCAAAGGTGCCGACTTCAAGGACCTCAAGGGCCCGGTGGCTGCCCATTGCCGCGCTGTGGTGTTGATGGGCCGTGACAGCGACTTGATCGCCGCCGCCCTGGGTGACGCTGTGCCGCAAGTGCGCGCCACCTCACTGGATGATGCCATCGCCCAATGCCGTGCCCTGACCCAGCCCGGCGATGCCGTGCTGCTGTCGCCGGCGTGCGCCAGTTTCGACATGTTCAAGAACTACGAAGAGCGCGGCCAGTTGTTCGCCCGTGCCGTGGAGGGCTTGGCATGA
- the mraZ gene encoding division/cell wall cluster transcriptional repressor MraZ gives MFRGANAISLDAKGRLAMPSRYRDELISRSSGQLIITIDAVDPCLCVYPLDEWELIETKLRALPSLREENRRLQRLLIGNAVDLELDGSGRFLVPPRLREYAKLDKRAMLVGQLNKFQLWDEDAWDAVSAADLAAIQQPGAMPDELRDLIL, from the coding sequence GTGTTTCGCGGAGCTAACGCTATAAGTCTCGATGCAAAAGGCCGTCTCGCCATGCCGAGCCGGTATCGTGACGAGCTCATTTCGCGAAGTTCAGGCCAGTTAATCATCACGATTGATGCCGTTGATCCCTGTTTGTGTGTTTACCCCCTCGATGAGTGGGAGTTGATTGAAACCAAGTTGCGCGCTCTGCCTTCGTTACGTGAAGAAAACCGCCGTCTGCAACGTTTGCTGATTGGCAATGCCGTCGACCTCGAACTCGATGGCAGTGGTCGTTTCCTGGTTCCACCGCGTCTGCGCGAATACGCCAAGCTCGATAAGCGCGCGATGCTGGTAGGCCAACTGAACAAGTTCCAATTGTGGGACGAAGATGCCTGGGATGCTGTTTCTGCAGCTGACCTGGCTGCTATTCAACAACCGGGCGCCATGCCTGATGAACTGCGTGATTTGATCCTGTGA
- a CDS encoding peptidoglycan D,D-transpeptidase FtsI family protein, producing the protein MKLEGALYPWRFRVVLGLLALMVGAIAWRIIDLQVVDRDFLIGQGDARSLRHIPIPAHRGLITDRNGEPLAVSTPVTTLWANAKELQVAKDKWTELAHALGQDPKALKERLEAQANKEFIYLVRGLTPEQGQGVLDLKIPGVYGIEEFRRFYPAGETTAHMVGFTDIDDHGREGVELAYDEWLAGVPGKRQVIKDRRGRLIKDVQVTKNAKAGKPLALSIDLRLQYLANRELRNAIIENGAKAGSLVIMDVKTGEILAMVNQPTYNPNNRRNLQPAMMRNRAMIDVFEPGSTMKAISMSAALESGRWKPTDKVEVYPGTLQLGKYTIRDVSRSEGPVLDLTGILINSSNVGMSKVAFDIGGETIYHLAQKIGLGQPTGLDFPGERVGNLPNYREWRKAETATLSYGYGLSVTAIQLAHAFSVLANNGRMTPLSLIHVDEAPKSEQVIPESVAKTMQTMLQQVIEAPRGVFRAQVPAYHVAGKSGTARKTSVGTKGYAENSYRSLFAGFGPMSDPRYAIVVVIDEPSKAGYFGGLVSAPVFSKVMSGTLRLMNITPDNLPPTQQANAGPPAAAAKANGGRG; encoded by the coding sequence ATGAAACTCGAAGGCGCACTCTACCCGTGGCGCTTCCGCGTCGTGCTGGGCTTGCTCGCATTGATGGTGGGCGCAATTGCCTGGCGCATCATTGACCTGCAAGTGGTAGACCGCGACTTCCTGATCGGCCAGGGCGATGCCCGTAGCCTGCGGCATATCCCGATTCCTGCGCACCGCGGCCTGATCACCGACCGTAACGGTGAACCCCTGGCTGTCAGTACCCCGGTCACCACCCTGTGGGCCAACGCCAAGGAACTGCAAGTCGCCAAGGACAAATGGACCGAGCTGGCCCATGCCCTAGGCCAGGATCCCAAGGCTCTCAAGGAACGTCTTGAAGCCCAGGCCAATAAAGAATTCATCTACCTGGTTCGCGGCCTAACCCCGGAACAGGGGCAAGGCGTGCTCGACCTGAAAATCCCCGGTGTCTATGGCATCGAGGAATTCCGCCGTTTCTATCCGGCCGGCGAGACCACCGCCCATATGGTGGGCTTCACCGACATTGATGACCATGGTCGCGAAGGGGTGGAACTTGCCTACGACGAATGGCTGGCCGGGGTTCCCGGCAAACGACAGGTCATCAAGGATCGTCGCGGCAGACTGATCAAGGATGTCCAGGTCACCAAAAACGCCAAGGCCGGTAAGCCCTTGGCGTTGTCGATTGACCTGCGCCTGCAATACCTGGCCAACCGCGAACTGCGCAACGCCATCATCGAGAACGGCGCCAAGGCCGGCAGCCTGGTGATCATGGATGTGAAGACCGGCGAGATCCTCGCGATGGTCAACCAGCCGACCTACAACCCGAACAACCGTCGCAACCTGCAACCGGCGATGATGCGCAACCGCGCGATGATCGACGTGTTCGAGCCGGGTTCGACCATGAAAGCCATCTCCATGAGTGCCGCCCTGGAATCCGGGCGCTGGAAACCGACCGACAAGGTCGAGGTGTATCCAGGCACCCTGCAGTTGGGCAAATACACCATCCGCGACGTATCCCGCAGCGAAGGCCCGGTGCTGGACCTGACCGGTATCCTGATCAACTCCAGTAACGTCGGCATGAGTAAAGTCGCCTTTGATATCGGCGGCGAGACCATCTACCACCTGGCGCAGAAGATCGGCCTGGGCCAGCCTACGGGCCTGGATTTCCCGGGCGAGCGCGTCGGCAACCTGCCCAACTACCGTGAGTGGCGCAAGGCCGAGACGGCGACCCTGTCCTACGGCTATGGCCTGTCGGTGACCGCGATCCAACTGGCCCACGCCTTTTCCGTGCTGGCCAACAATGGCCGCATGACCCCGTTGAGCCTGATCCACGTGGACGAAGCGCCGAAATCCGAACAGGTCATCCCGGAAAGCGTCGCCAAAACCATGCAGACCATGCTGCAACAGGTGATCGAGGCGCCGCGTGGTGTGTTCCGTGCCCAGGTCCCGGCCTATCACGTGGCCGGCAAGTCCGGTACTGCGCGTAAGACGTCGGTGGGTACCAAGGGCTACGCGGAAAACTCCTACCGCTCGCTGTTCGCTGGCTTCGGTCCGATGAGCGATCCGCGCTACGCCATCGTTGTCGTCATCGATGAACCGAGCAAGGCTGGCTACTTCGGTGGGCTGGTCTCGGCACCCGTATTCAGCAAAGTCATGTCCGGCACCCTGCGTTTGATGAACATCACGCCGGACAACCTGCCGCCGACCCAACAAGCCAACGCCGGACCACCGGCCGCTGCTGCAAAAGCCAATGGAGGGCGCGGCTGA
- the rsmH gene encoding 16S rRNA (cytosine(1402)-N(4))-methyltransferase RsmH, producing MTIDSGFNHITVLLDEAVEALAVRPDGCYLDGTFGRGGHSRLILSQLGPEGKLLGFDKDPQAIATGQALAAEDGRFVVVQRSFAELGAEVAERGMAGKVAGVLLDLGVSSPQLDDPERGFSFMNDGPLDMRMDPSRGISAAQFIATAPHEEITRVFKEYGEERFAGRMARAVVERREIQPFERTADLAEVLKVANPAWEKGKNPATRAFQGLRIHVNNELGDLEAGLEAALESLEVGGRLVVISFHSLEDRIVKLFMRRLVKGETDNLPRNLPVRFEAFVPKIKIHGKAQFASEAELKANPRARSAVMRVAEKLR from the coding sequence GTGACTATTGATAGCGGCTTTAACCACATCACCGTGCTGCTTGACGAAGCCGTCGAGGCTCTCGCCGTGCGCCCTGATGGCTGCTATCTGGATGGCACGTTCGGGCGCGGGGGGCACAGCCGGTTGATCCTTAGCCAGCTCGGTCCGGAGGGCAAACTTCTCGGGTTCGACAAGGATCCCCAGGCGATTGCCACCGGGCAAGCGCTAGCGGCCGAAGACGGCCGCTTTGTCGTTGTGCAGCGTAGCTTTGCCGAGCTGGGCGCGGAAGTTGCCGAGCGCGGCATGGCGGGCAAGGTGGCCGGGGTTTTGCTGGACCTGGGCGTGTCTTCGCCGCAACTTGACGACCCTGAGCGCGGCTTCAGCTTCATGAACGACGGCCCGCTGGACATGCGCATGGACCCGAGCCGTGGCATCAGCGCCGCGCAGTTCATCGCCACCGCGCCCCACGAAGAAATCACCCGCGTATTCAAGGAATACGGCGAAGAGCGTTTCGCCGGGCGCATGGCCCGTGCCGTGGTCGAACGCCGGGAAATCCAGCCGTTCGAACGCACTGCCGACCTGGCTGAAGTGCTGAAAGTCGCCAACCCGGCGTGGGAAAAGGGCAAGAACCCGGCAACCCGCGCGTTCCAGGGCCTGCGCATTCACGTCAACAACGAACTGGGTGACCTGGAGGCTGGCCTTGAGGCTGCCCTGGAGTCCCTGGAAGTGGGCGGTCGCCTCGTAGTGATCAGCTTCCACTCCCTGGAAGACCGCATCGTCAAACTGTTCATGCGTCGCCTGGTCAAGGGCGAAACCGATAACCTGCCGCGCAACCTGCCGGTACGTTTCGAAGCCTTTGTGCCGAAAATCAAAATCCATGGCAAAGCGCAGTTCGCTTCCGAAGCTGAACTCAAGGCCAACCCACGTGCTCGCAGCGCCGTCATGCGCGTTGCGGAGAAGCTGCGGTGA
- a CDS encoding UDP-N-acetylmuramoyl-tripeptide--D-alanyl-D-alanine ligase, whose protein sequence is MLKAMRFSELAQALSARMLSSDCSFDGVSIDSRNIKPGQLFVALAGPRFDGHDYLNEVAAKGAVGALVQREVADSTLPQLLVADTRLALGQLGALNRATFTNPVAAITGSSGKTTVKELLAGILRTRGPVLATRGNLNNDFGAPLTLLELAPEHTAAVIELGASRIGEIAYTVAMTRPHVAIINNAGTAHVGEFGGPEKIVQAKGEILEGLDASGTAVLNLDDKAFETWRVRAAGRKVLSFAVHNAAADFHALNISVDARGCPAFTLHSPQGDEHVQLNLLGNHNVANALAAAAAAYALGVSLFGIATGLGAVQPVKGRTVAQLATNGMRVIDDTYNANQSSVCAAIDLLKGFDGRKVLVLGDIAELGDWAEQSHREVGAYAGGKVDALYAVGPNMAHAVAAFGAGARHFATQAELIQALGMAEQDKHTTILIKGSRSAVMENVVAALCGSSTEKH, encoded by the coding sequence ATGCTTAAGGCCATGCGGTTCAGCGAACTGGCCCAGGCCTTGTCTGCCCGTATGTTGTCGAGCGATTGCAGCTTCGACGGCGTCAGCATCGACAGTCGCAACATCAAGCCGGGGCAACTGTTTGTCGCCTTGGCCGGCCCGCGTTTCGACGGGCATGACTATTTGAATGAGGTGGCTGCCAAAGGTGCCGTCGGTGCCTTGGTACAGCGTGAAGTCGCTGACTCGACACTGCCGCAGTTGCTGGTGGCCGACACTCGCCTGGCCCTTGGCCAACTGGGAGCCCTTAACCGCGCAACGTTTACCAACCCGGTTGCGGCGATCACAGGTTCTAGTGGCAAAACCACGGTCAAGGAATTGCTCGCCGGCATCCTGCGCACGCGCGGGCCGGTGCTTGCCACCCGTGGCAACCTCAACAACGATTTTGGCGCACCGCTGACTCTGCTCGAACTGGCCCCGGAACACACGGCGGCGGTCATCGAGCTGGGCGCGTCGCGCATTGGCGAAATTGCCTACACCGTGGCCATGACCCGGCCCCACGTTGCCATTATCAACAACGCCGGTACCGCCCATGTTGGCGAGTTTGGCGGCCCCGAGAAGATCGTCCAGGCCAAGGGTGAAATCCTTGAGGGCCTGGACGCTTCCGGCACTGCAGTCCTGAATCTCGATGACAAAGCCTTCGAAACCTGGCGTGTACGTGCCGCCGGGCGCAAGGTCCTGAGCTTCGCCGTGCACAACGCGGCGGCCGATTTCCATGCCTTGAACATCAGCGTCGACGCCCGTGGCTGCCCGGCATTTACCCTGCACAGCCCGCAAGGTGACGAGCATGTGCAACTGAACCTGCTGGGCAATCATAACGTTGCCAACGCCTTGGCCGCTGCGGCTGCCGCCTACGCCCTGGGTGTGTCGCTGTTTGGCATCGCCACCGGCCTTGGCGCCGTGCAGCCGGTCAAGGGCCGCACCGTGGCGCAACTGGCGACCAACGGCATGCGCGTGATTGATGACACGTACAACGCCAACCAGTCCTCGGTCTGCGCGGCCATTGACCTGCTCAAAGGCTTCGACGGTCGCAAGGTCCTGGTGCTGGGCGATATCGCCGAACTGGGCGACTGGGCCGAACAGTCCCACCGTGAAGTCGGTGCTTATGCCGGCGGTAAAGTCGACGCGCTCTACGCCGTTGGCCCGAACATGGCCCACGCTGTCGCCGCATTCGGTGCAGGCGCGCGGCATTTCGCGACCCAGGCTGAATTGATCCAGGCGCTGGGTATGGCCGAACAAGACAAACACACAACCATTTTGATCAAGGGATCGCGCAGCGCGGTGATGGAAAACGTCGTCGCGGCCTTGTGTGGCTCAAGTACGGAGAAACATTAA
- a CDS encoding UDP-N-acetylmuramoyl-L-alanyl-D-glutamate--2,6-diaminopimelate ligase: MSLSLNKIFAHAGRDLLIRELSLDSRNVRAGDLFLAVPGGKLDGRAHIADALQRGAAAVAYEVEGATVLPITDVPLIPVKGLAAQLSDIAGRFYGDPSRQLNLIGVTGTNGKTSVTQLVAQALDLLGQHCGIVGTLGTGFYGALQSGLHTTPNPIAVQATLADLKKAGAKAVAMEVSSHGLDQGRVTALAFDVAVMTNLSRDHLDYHGSMEAYAAAKAKLFAWTDLKCRVVNLDDAFGRQLAAEKSEARLISYSLEDSSAYLYCREAQFNDEGVLATLVTPQGEHHLRSTLLGRFNLSNVLAAIGALLGLDYALDEILRVLPKLEGPAGRMQRLGGGTQPLVVVDYAHTPDALEKVLEALRPHAKGKLLCLFGCGGDRDRGKRPLMAEIVERLTDGVLVTDDNPRSEAPSQIFDDIRAGFKDASQVTFVAGRGAAIAQLIASASADDVVVLAGKGHEDYQEINGERHAFSDLVEADRALTAWEVTHA; encoded by the coding sequence ATGTCTCTTAGCCTGAACAAGATTTTCGCCCACGCTGGCCGCGATCTGTTGATTCGCGAACTGAGCCTGGACAGCCGCAACGTACGTGCCGGCGACCTGTTCCTGGCCGTGCCGGGTGGCAAGCTCGATGGCCGCGCCCATATCGCCGACGCCTTGCAGCGCGGCGCAGCGGCCGTGGCTTATGAAGTCGAAGGCGCCACTGTATTACCGATTACCGATGTGCCGTTGATTCCGGTCAAGGGCCTGGCGGCGCAGTTGTCGGATATCGCCGGGCGTTTTTATGGCGACCCGAGCCGCCAGCTCAACCTGATTGGCGTCACTGGCACCAACGGCAAGACCAGCGTCACCCAACTGGTGGCACAGGCGCTGGACCTGCTGGGTCAGCACTGCGGCATCGTCGGTACCCTGGGCACCGGTTTCTATGGCGCGCTGCAAAGCGGCCTGCATACCACGCCGAACCCGATTGCCGTGCAGGCGACCCTGGCCGACCTGAAAAAGGCCGGGGCCAAGGCCGTCGCCATGGAGGTGTCGTCCCACGGCCTGGATCAGGGGCGGGTGACCGCGCTGGCGTTCGACGTGGCGGTGATGACCAACCTGTCCCGCGACCACCTGGACTACCACGGCAGCATGGAGGCGTACGCCGCCGCCAAGGCCAAGCTGTTCGCCTGGACCGACCTGAAGTGCCGGGTAGTGAACCTGGACGATGCATTCGGTCGCCAACTGGCCGCAGAAAAAAGCGAAGCGCGCCTGATCAGCTACAGCCTGGAAGATTCCAGCGCCTACCTGTATTGCCGCGAAGCACAGTTCAATGATGAAGGCGTGCTCGCAACGCTGGTCACGCCCCAGGGCGAGCACCACTTGCGCAGCACACTGCTGGGGCGCTTCAACCTGAGCAACGTCCTCGCCGCTATCGGCGCCTTGCTGGGTCTGGATTACGCCCTGGACGAAATCCTGCGCGTACTGCCCAAGCTCGAAGGCCCGGCCGGGCGTATGCAGCGCCTGGGTGGCGGGACGCAACCGCTGGTGGTGGTCGATTACGCCCACACCCCCGATGCCCTGGAAAAAGTGCTCGAAGCCTTGCGCCCTCACGCCAAGGGCAAGTTGCTGTGCCTGTTCGGCTGCGGTGGCGACCGTGATCGCGGCAAACGCCCGCTGATGGCCGAAATCGTCGAACGCCTGACCGATGGCGTGCTGGTCACCGACGACAACCCGCGCAGCGAAGCACCGAGCCAGATTTTCGATGATATTCGTGCAGGCTTCAAAGACGCCTCCCAAGTGACTTTTGTTGCCGGTCGCGGTGCAGCCATTGCCCAATTGATCGCCAGCGCCAGCGCAGACGACGTGGTGGTCCTGGCCGGTAAAGGCCATGAGGACTATCAGGAAATCAACGGCGAGCGCCACGCCTTCTCCGATCTGGTCGAGGCCGATCGCGCTTTGACCGCGTGGGAGGTGACCCATGCTTAA
- the mraY gene encoding phospho-N-acetylmuramoyl-pentapeptide-transferase, with amino-acid sequence MLLLLAEYLQQFHKGFAVFQYLTLRGILGVLTALCLSLFLGPWMIRTLQNLQIGQSVRNDGPQSHLSKSGTPTMGGALILSSIGISTLLWADLANRYVWVVLLVTLLFGAIGWVDDYRKVIEKNSKGLPSRWKYFWQSVFGLGAAIFLYMTAPSAVETTLIFPMLKDASIPLGIGFVVLTYFVIVGSSNAVNLTDGLDGLAIMPTVMVGGALGIFCYLSGNVKFAEYLLIPYVPGAGELIVFCGALIGAGLGFLWFNTYPAQVFMGDVGALALGAALGTIAVIVRQEIVLFIMGGVFVMETLSVVIQVASFKLTGRRVFRMAPIHHHFELKGWPEPRVIVRFWIITVILVLVGLATLKLR; translated from the coding sequence ATGCTGCTGCTGCTGGCTGAGTATCTGCAACAGTTCCACAAAGGCTTCGCGGTCTTTCAGTACCTGACCCTGCGCGGGATTCTGGGTGTGCTGACCGCGCTGTGTTTGTCGCTGTTTCTCGGGCCATGGATGATCCGTACTCTGCAAAACCTGCAGATCGGCCAGTCTGTGCGCAATGACGGCCCGCAGTCGCACTTGTCCAAGTCCGGCACACCGACCATGGGCGGCGCGTTGATCCTGTCGTCCATCGGCATCAGCACCTTGCTCTGGGCCGACCTGGCCAACCGCTACGTGTGGGTGGTGTTGCTGGTAACCCTGCTGTTCGGCGCCATCGGCTGGGTCGATGACTATCGCAAGGTGATCGAGAAGAACTCCAAGGGCCTGCCAAGTCGCTGGAAATACTTCTGGCAGTCGGTGTTCGGCCTGGGCGCGGCGATCTTCCTTTATATGACGGCGCCCAGCGCTGTAGAAACCACCCTGATTTTCCCGATGCTCAAGGATGCCAGCATCCCGTTGGGCATTGGCTTCGTGGTGCTGACTTACTTTGTGATCGTCGGCTCCAGCAACGCGGTCAACCTGACCGATGGCCTCGATGGCCTGGCGATCATGCCGACAGTGATGGTGGGCGGCGCCCTGGGCATCTTCTGCTACCTGTCGGGTAACGTGAAGTTCGCCGAATACCTGCTGATCCCTTATGTACCCGGCGCCGGTGAATTGATTGTGTTCTGCGGCGCGCTGATCGGTGCCGGCCTGGGCTTTTTGTGGTTCAACACCTATCCGGCCCAAGTGTTCATGGGCGACGTCGGCGCCCTGGCGCTGGGCGCGGCCCTGGGCACCATCGCCGTGATCGTGCGCCAGGAAATCGTCCTGTTCATCATGGGCGGTGTGTTCGTGATGGAGACCCTGTCGGTGGTAATCCAAGTTGCGTCCTTCAAGTTGACTGGCCGCCGTGTGTTTCGCATGGCGCCGATTCATCACCACTTTGAACTCAAGGGCTGGCCGGAGCCTCGGGTGATCGTCCGTTTCTGGATCATCACCGTGATTCTTGTGCTGGTTGGCCTTGCCACCCTGAAACTGAGGTAG
- the ftsL gene encoding cell division protein FtsL — MSKLFAKPLPGGSFFMMLLYVGVLVSAIAVSYSAHWNRQLLNSLYGELSVRDKAQAEWGRLILEQSTWTAHSRIEVLAAEQLKMHIPGAAEVRMVAP, encoded by the coding sequence GTGAGCAAGCTTTTCGCCAAGCCCCTTCCGGGCGGCAGCTTCTTTATGATGCTGTTGTATGTCGGCGTGCTGGTGTCCGCAATTGCGGTGTCCTACAGCGCCCACTGGAATCGTCAGCTGCTCAATAGCCTGTACGGCGAATTGAGCGTGCGCGACAAGGCGCAGGCGGAATGGGGTCGGCTGATCCTGGAGCAAAGCACCTGGACGGCCCACAGCCGCATCGAAGTACTCGCTGCTGAACAACTGAAGATGCACATTCCTGGCGCAGCAGAAGTCCGCATGGTGGCGCCATGA
- the rsmI gene encoding 16S rRNA (cytidine(1402)-2'-O)-methyltransferase: protein MTAPGPLNSTAGSLFVVATPIGNLDDISARALKVLREAKLIAAEDTRHSQRLMQHFGIATPLAACHEHNEREEGSRFITRLLAGDDVALISDAGTPLISDPGYHLVRQARAAGINVVPVPGACALIAALSAAGLPSDRFIFEGFLPAKAVGRRARLELLKEEPRTLIFYEAPHRILECLQDMELVFGGERLALLARELTKTFETLKGLPLEELRAFVEGDSNQQRGECVVLVAGWTAPQSEDAVGSEAMRVLDLLLKEMPLKRAAALAAEITGVRKNVLYQAALDKQKNE, encoded by the coding sequence TTGACTGCTCCAGGTCCTTTGAATTCCACTGCTGGCTCGCTTTTTGTGGTGGCGACGCCCATTGGCAACCTGGACGACATCAGTGCGCGGGCGCTGAAAGTGTTGCGTGAGGCCAAGTTGATTGCGGCGGAAGACACCCGGCACTCCCAGCGCCTGATGCAGCACTTTGGTATTGCCACGCCATTGGCCGCCTGCCATGAACACAATGAGCGTGAAGAGGGCAGTCGCTTTATCACCCGCCTGCTCGCGGGCGACGACGTGGCGTTGATTTCCGACGCCGGTACGCCGCTGATCTCCGACCCTGGCTACCACCTGGTGCGCCAGGCGCGTGCCGCTGGTATCAATGTAGTACCCGTTCCCGGGGCGTGCGCGCTGATTGCGGCGTTGTCGGCGGCAGGCCTGCCGTCCGACCGCTTTATCTTCGAAGGTTTCCTGCCTGCCAAGGCCGTGGGGCGGCGGGCGCGTCTGGAGTTGTTGAAGGAGGAGCCGCGCACTCTGATTTTCTACGAAGCACCGCACCGTATCCTTGAATGCCTGCAAGACATGGAGCTGGTCTTTGGTGGTGAGCGCCTGGCGTTGCTGGCGCGGGAGCTGACCAAGACCTTTGAAACCCTCAAGGGTCTGCCGCTGGAGGAGCTGCGCGCCTTTGTCGAGGGTGACAGCAATCAGCAGCGTGGCGAGTGCGTTGTACTGGTCGCGGGCTGGACTGCCCCGCAAAGCGAAGACGCCGTGGGCAGCGAGGCCATGCGCGTGCTGGACCTGCTGCTCAAGGAGATGCCGCTCAAGCGTGCGGCGGCCCTGGCGGCGGAAATAACCGGAGTGCGCAAGAATGTGTTGTATCAGGCCGCGCTTGATAAGCAAAAGAACGAATAG